GAACTTGCGTAAGAAGGAATCCTGGCGGTGGTGATTGTAGCGACGTTTCGATCGTTGTTTCACGGCGCTTGCAATTTGAACTGTGGTCCGTAGTTTCGACCAATGCGATAGAGTTCCACCTGCCGGTTCCGCCGCATTCGAAGAGGCCTCGTTATCACCTGATGGTGTACCCTGTGCTGCTGCAGTTGCCGCCGCTGCAGCCGCCACAGCGTTGGCGCGTTTTCTGGCCAAAAGACGAGAGATTTTCTCAAGCTTCGCGGCATCGATATCGGGTTCTTTCTCAGAAGATTCCTCACTTGGTTTCCCTGCAGCTCTGTCTGTGAAGGGTCCCGCATTTGACCCTTCTTTTGGTTTGTCGTCCATTTTGTGAGGTTGGATTCTGCCTTCTATTTCGTCTTgacaaaactacaacagaaagaagaaaaatatcattTGTTGAGTGAAGAAAGTGGGTGTACGATGTGCATGCGCATACAGAcacactttatatgtatgtatgtatgtatgtatgtatgtaagtatgtacgtatgtatgtatgtatgcatgcatgcatgcatgcatgtatgtatgtatacatatatacatatatacatatatatatatatatatatatatatatatatatatatatatatatatattgatatatatatatatgtatatatatatatatatgtatatatatatatatatatatatatatatatatagatatatatatatatatgtatatatatatgtgtgtgtgtagacagaaaaagagacaggcagacaaacaaacagatatatagatagatagatgataaagaggaagagatagaaagagattgTTGGAGAGATAAACTAAGGTAGAAAATGGCAAAGAGAAGAGAGACATGTTAATGGcatttttcattgttataataaATGGTGAgcaattttgaatataaatatacaaataaaacaatagaatatatagataaatgaaagaaagaagagtaaTTATTGTATATGTGGTACTTACTCCCAGTTTGTGGTTGGTGGAGGAAGATCTCCTATGGTGGTCAACGTCAGGGTTGACCAAAACAGTGAATATAGGTACTTCCGAGTCACCGAGGAGTACTCCCCAACAGGTTGAGGGTAGGTCCAGTCTCCGACGAAATTTTCCGCTTCCGAAATGAGGTAAAAAAATGCTGCAAACCAATGAGCACCCAAGAAGAGTATGTGGGTGAGATTTGCCACCCGAAATAGGTTAGGATAAGGCGTCCGGGATTCTAACATATGACTGCATCTTAAAGACCTGTATACCTTGAGAAAGCGTGGGGGAAACGAAGTATTGGATGCCAACCAATGGCGAACTGTAAGAAGTCTAATGGGGCTAAACATGCAACGTCCATACGGAAGTCTGATGAAGAGTAATAgtttttgctgagttttttcgAGTCGTACACGAGTAAACCTTGCTCTAAATATCCGGTACGGAACTGTACGACGATGTCTGTTAAGTAGATGACATCACAAATGACATCCAAGCTGGTCCAAAGAGCTATGTGTTGAAGTTGTATTTCTTGGAACGCCTCTCGCGCTATACACGTCCAAAGGTTATAAAGAACAGCCAGTGTCAACATGAAGAGCCAATACATCATAAACGTTCCCTCGGGACTAAGCACGTAGTGATGGTTACGTTTCTCTTCTTCCTTGCGTTCCACTTGTAAAGCCAAACCTTCGTCTTCTGAATCACTTTCCAtatcgatgttgctgttgttgcgagTCGAGAACTTGCGTAAGAAGGAATCCTGGCGGTGGTGATTGTAGCGACGTTTCGATCGTTGTTTCACGGCGCTTGCAATTTGAACTGTGGTCCGTAGTTTCGACCAATGCGATAGAGTTCCACCTGCCGGTTCCGCCGCATTCGAAGAGGCCTCGTTATCACCTGATGGTGTACCCTGTGCTGCTGCAGTGCCGCCGCTGCAGCCGCCACAGCGTTGGCGCGTTTTCTGGCCAAAAGACGAGAGATTTTCTCAAGCTTCGCGGCATCGATATCGGGTTCTTTCTCAGAAGATTCCTCACTTGGTTTCCCTGCAGCTCTGTCTGTGAAGGGTCCCGCATTTGACCCTCTTTTGGTTTGTCGTCCATTTTGTGAGGTTGGATTCTGCCTTCTATTTCGTCTTgacaaaactacaacagaaagaagaaaaaatatcattTGTTGAGTGAAGAAAGTGGGTGTACGATGTGCATGCGCATACAGAcacactttatatgtatgtatgtatgtatgtatgtatgtaagtatgtacgtatgtatgtatgtatgcatgcatgcatgcatgcatgtatgtatgtatacatatatacatatatacatatatatatatatatatatatatatataatatatatatatatatatatatatatatatatattatatatatatatatataatatatatatattatcaattcgCGTTGTAACATTCCTAGTgtgaaatcgtgtgctgaaaccgattttgtatttcgggatggtcaagtggggttttttttttcgccaaataaacacacgcactatatatatttttcttccctCGTCCATTActcttattttattatcttaattcatgtccattgtccggaaacttttcgtcacacatctgtgacctcttcagcgacatttACTCTGTTCTTCTAAGGTGTCTATCATTATATGCACATGCGTTTGTGTCcttgtttatacgtgtgtgtgtctgtgtgtgtgtatgcttgtgtgtgcatcaTAGTTTTTTGTAGCTGTGTGGCCTTCCCCTCAGCAGCCCCATCCCCTCACCCTTCCGTGCTGCTGCTCTCCCAGGACCCGAAAATATGcattcctctgtgtatgtgtgttagctcACGCTGTTGCCATCgtggtagttgttattgttgttattgccatcgtTGTAACCGCCGCTGCTGCTGTAGCTGTTAATCGTGTTGTTGAAATTGTTGTGGCCGTCCGTGaacttttttgtgtttgtgtttgtgtatgtgtaacacgaaaagtgtcgctgaagaagtcacagatgtgtgatgaaagatttccgaaAATAGATATGAATTAAAATGATATATTAAGAACAGTAATGAACGagtgaagaagatatatatatatagtgcgtgtgttattTGGCACAAtaaaaaatgaccattccgaaaacatcaatatatgggtgtgtaatatatatatatattatatatatatatagatatatatattataaaatatatgtatatatatgtttatatgtgtgtgtatatatatatatataatacataaatacatatatgcatacggcATACACATAAGTATCCTCACATGCACATTCGCACTTACGCACAAGCTAACTATAacgtaaatatatgtctgtgtgtgcatcttcGTGTGAGTATActacatataattaatatatatatatatatatatatatatatatatatataaaccaaattcaaaatgcgataaaataaattaattattatcgctgtgtgtttctatatatatcatatatatataatatatatattatatatatatatatgtatgtatgtatgaatgtatgtatgtatgtatgtattatgtatgtatgtatgtatgtatgtatgtagtttaataatggtatataatgcatgtgtgtgtatgtctaaatgCTTGTTAATTTAATTGATGCTTTCAGATAAATGCATTTTGTGATATCTGTTCCACCCCATTTGCATCCTGCTCGCACTCGCCGCCGCAAATTGCGATCAATCCATATTGACCCGTTGCTAACTTATAACTCACGACGTTATTGTTCTACTATTCCCCTGTTGCTAACTTACGACAACTAACGACCCTATTGCACACCAATTTCTCTAATATAAAATGATTGATAAAATTATCATTAGTCAAGTATTGGaatcaatataatcaataaaGTCCGCTGCCAAAATCTCTggccatttatatttttatgctttattCGCTACTCTATCGATTTCACCATCCAcctccctaataataataatagtcataataaaaacaacaacaataacaacagcaacgtcggcgacgacgacgatgatgatgatgatgatgatgatgatgatgatgatgaaaataataacaaaaataatgatgatgatgataataataatgataataataataataataataataataatgatgatgatgatggtgatgatgatgatgatgatgatgatgatgatgatgatgatgataataataataataataataataataatataataataataatgatgatgatgatgatgatgatgatgatgatgataaatgagcgAGTCGAGCGGAGATCAAAGAAGATAAGAGCCAAGTGACTGGAGATGAAAGAGGCAAGAGTGATGAAACATCAAAGTCGAGACAAAGTGAGCGACATCATTATAAAGGAGAGTGGGGTGGAGAGTCGGGTGGTGATCCAGATGTTGTAGACCAATTGGTATGTGTTGAGTAAATGATAATAACCACATCTCAGTAAAATAGGTTGATAAAGTGTGCAAATATTTACGAGAGCTGAAGACTGAAATATTGAATGTAGACAGAAAATTGGTGGCAGCCATTGTAGAATTGTCGAGTGTTGGCAGAGAAAGAATACTCGAAGAATTGGCTGAGAAACCTTCGTTGCCTGTAAGTGTTGGTTAGAAACTTTGCTTAATCAACATCCAATGCCTGCCACATTGTAAAAGAGCACATTCTTCCAGTTTGAAGGGTTAACCCCTTCAAACTGGAAGAATGTGCTCTTTTACAAGTGGCAGCATTGGATGTTGATTAAGCAAAGTTTCTAACCAACACCGCTACGATTTCCAAACGAAAGAACTAGAAAATATAGCAACACTTGGAccctttagagcacagtttaccTATCCTCCTCTTCACTTGTGAATTAGTCCCCTAATTTAAAGTTCTAACAAAAATTAACGGCTTTAAATAAATCATTtccaaaatacaataaaactttGTGAGCTGACGCAAACACGTGTaaagaaaccaataataataataataataatataataataataataataataataatacacaataaaaaaagaaatgtgatgCATTATGTAATAGAATAGAGACTGACGTTTTTTTTATTGAACAACATTTCGACACTTCGTTTGTCTTCTtcatgttaaaaatgaaaattacacaGAATTGCAGAAATTCGAAAATTTCACGAGAAATCGGAAGAATAGGCGCTCCATTCCGGCGTGACATGAACTAGGAATAACTGCTTTTAGAATACACAATCCCAAATGTGACCAACAAAATTTCAATTTGTAACAGAGATACAGATATACAGGAACTTACGTAATTAAAAATCGATTTTAAAATATCTCCTTTAAAAtaccaaaaatattaaagaacTATGGCAAATTTGCAGAAACAGGTACAGAATGGAGCAAAACAAAATGGTATTTTCTGTCTTGAAGGAAACCAATAAGCACAAAACAGAAGCTGATGTCAGAGATTTGTAAAGTTGAAGAAGAATAGAACTGATTTGATAAAAATGTAGGACGGCAGAACACCTTGATAAAATGATGACAAGGATAGATCTTGTATAGGGAATAGCTTAAAAGATTAAACAGGGAGAAAATAAGCGATGGTGAGGGGCAACATTGAGAAATACAGGAGACCCTAAGTTGAGATACGTTGTTCCAATATGTGTCATCAAACCAAATACATATTCAGTCAGTGAAGAATATAAAAgggtaaacaaaatattttgctccAAGAAGCTGCCCCTAAGCCAAGAATGAATACATCTCGGTGTATGACTGCATCGAGGCGTTCATGATGTGCAAATTGTAGCTGCGTTACGAAATAACAACAGGAGAaagttgatataaatatatagcagaTGGAGGTGTGAGAGATTTGACAAACTAACTCTATtctaaaatgatggtggtggtggtggcagtggtggtggttatattggtcgtggtggtggtggtggtggtggtggtggcggtggtggtggtggcggtggtggtggttatattgGTCGTGGTCGCgtggtgatagtaatgatgatggtgatgttggcagTAGGGATCATAGTGGTAGTCGAAGTGGTCATGGCGTGAGCAGTGGGTTCTAATAGTAGTGGTGATGCAGGGAtacgtcggtggtggtggtggtggtggtcgtcgtcgtcgtcgtggagaTGGTTGCGCTATGGGTGACCGTTAGGGTTCAATGGTGGTagtactgatgatggtggtggggggtgacggtggtgatggtagttataATGGCCATAGTGAGGAAAGTAGGGGTGACGTCGAAAATGTCCGTTAGCGATTAAAGTTATTTgatagaggaagaaagaaacagacaggcagacagaccgacagttagacagacagacagacagatagagataaatagacagagatagatagatagatacaaaaatacatacattcattcatagatGTCAGTGTGGGGTATataaaactttaattaaaaaaatctcaAAGCAAATGGACAGAAACGAATTGCTTTGGTCAATTGAAGCATTGAAGCATGGCCTACAAAACGGTAAAGTGTTGTGGGGAGAATTGGTGCTTTCTTGGATATAAAATAATTGAATGGTAGTGAAAGAATTATCCGATGCCAAGAGCAATGTCAGTGAATCAATCCTTCCTCCACTGAAAAATGTTAATTTTGTGCAATTCCTCAAAACGACGAGGAGACAGCTTTTGAAAAGGATCTGAACTGACAGATAAATGAAGAATTATGATGTTTCGGTGACATTCCAAAAGAAAGCTTTCATTTGAATCTAggatatctttatttatttatttatgttcgtTTCTTTGTTAATATGACTGGGCATCTTAGAAATGAAGTTGTTAGTGGAGACTTTCAGATGTATAGtttatggctttgtggttaatcGGAGGTCGCAGGATCAAACCTTGCTTTTAATCTTctgaaattattgatttcttttgaaaaaGTCGCAGCTCATATTtcagcaataacatcaacactgccgccgccgccgacccgccaccgccgccgccgccgacccgccaccgccgccgccgccgttgcCGCCACTGCCAACACCGtcgctgcagctgctgctgctgccgatgtGCCACcgcttccaccactaccaccaccgttgcCGCTGCCACTGCTGCCGTCGCCACCCTGCTGACCTCGTTGATATGAGTGTCCAAAATTTGTCGCTGCTGTTGTCTCTTATGATCGAAGGCGTTCTATTCATGGCCATCTCGTCCTAGACATTCCAAATTCAGAATTACATTACTAAAGACGTCTCAGgacggtagggtgtgatttgaaagagttTCGCTGGATATTTCTTGCGACCACGTGGACGAATCCACTTTTCTTGTTCtccttaaacaactctttgaCGTCGTTTGAAGCTGCTTGTTGTTGACTTTCCATAGTCGCCGGTGTATGTGTACGTAACTCAATAGCTTGataatggcggcggcggcggtggtggtggtggtgatcatgataGTAAGTCTTATTGTTGCAACAGTCGCCCTCTTTCACCACCCAGACACCCCACCGCCATCTACtgatttctatagaaatatttgAGCTGCAATATTTAGAGAGTCAGTCGGTTCCAAGTTCCTGCGAATTTTTGGAACATTTAAAGAAAAACTTTTTTCTCTGACATGCGATCCTCAATGAGGTTTAAGATTACAATTGATATTTTGCTATGTTTCTGCCAGCCACCCTGTCAATACATTTGCAAACTACCTCCTCTCCCTCGCCACCAGGATGCTAGACGAAATCTCTGGATTTCAGAACTGTTACAAATTATTTCACACTGACAACTCACCTGGAATTTCCTGTCTAAGAACTTCCTGCGAGAATATTTTGCTGATAAGGCTACAATAACATGGCCGACAGTTTGCAAATTTGGCACGGTTCAAAGACAAACTTCATCTGTAATTTTACACAACGGCCACTGGAATGGTTCTGTTGTATAGTAGTAAGGCCGGGTCAATAACAGAAACTCTAGCAGAAGAGAATAACATTGGTTATTGTTCTGTTGGACAGCAGTGAGTACGGGTCAATAACAGAGACCCTTGCACAAGAGAATAACACTGGTTATTGTTCTGTTGTATAACAGAGAGGCCGGGTCAATAACAAAAAACTCTAGCAAAAGAGAATAACATTGGTTATTGTTCTGTTGCATAGCAGAGAGGCCGGGTCAAT
Above is a window of Octopus sinensis linkage group LG25, ASM634580v1, whole genome shotgun sequence DNA encoding:
- the LOC115224257 gene encoding cyclic nucleotide-gated olfactory channel-like, with translation MESDSEDEGLALQVERKEEEKRNHHYVLSPEGTFMMYWLFMLTLAVLYNLWTCIAREAFQEIQLQHIALWTSLDVICDVIYLTDIVVQFRTGYLEQGLLVYDSKKLSKNYYSSSDFRMDVACLAPLDFLQFAIGWHPILRFPHAFSRYTGL